The following nucleotide sequence is from Candidatus Methanosuratincola sp..
GTAGAAGAAATCAGCCGCAGAGATCGACTGGAACTTTTCCCTGGACACCCCTCGACCTCCCTCTCACTCTTCTCCTTCCCCTTCCCCTTCCCCTTCAGTCTGCTCTTTCTCCTCCGTATCCTGAAGAGCCCCGCCGCCTGTCCTCCAAACTCCCTCCTTGAGCTCAGGCCTCTTCTCCCACAGCGATAGCCTCTTCTTCTTCAGCTCCAGGTGCGCGTTGTTGAGGTACTTGTAGACTGCGCCGTGCATCGCTCCCTTCACCAGCATCGATATCGCCTCCTTCGCCACAATGATCTCGTCGTACTCGCCGATCACTGAGACGGTGTGGCCGTACACCGAGACCGCGGTCCCTGTGAGCTTCTCAATTATCCTCCTCGTCTTGCCGTTCTCCCCGATTATCCTTCCCTTGACCCTGAGGAGCTGGTTCCTCGAGTCCCCGACGGCCTCCTTCAGGTCCACCACCTCGATCATCTGGCCGTCCGTAAAGAGCCTGAACGCCCTCTGCGGGCTGAAGCCCCTTCCGATCGCGGTGATTATGTCCCTCGCTTTGAGGATCCCGGACGGGTCGCCCCTGCTTGCCTCCGCCTCGATCACCACTTCGCCACTCTTCCCGTCCACGGTGATCTTAGTCCCCGTCCCCTTCTCGACCTCTGACTTTGTACCCCCGCTCTCTCCTATGAGTACCCCCGTCCTCTCGACGGGTATCTTCATGTATATCCTGCTCATTGCCGCTTCAGCCATTTTATGACACTCTCCGGGTCAGGTGGATTCAGACCCTTCTTCTCAAAGAATCTTATAAGATTTCCAACGTCCCTGCTCAGGAAGACGTCAGCCATCGGGTGCGTCTTGAGCACTGCTTGCCCGAGGTCAATAAAGTAAACCTTCCCCTCGTGGACCATCACGTTGTACTCGCTCAGGTCCGCGTGGACGAGCCCTGCGTCCCTGTAGAGCCTCTCGA
It contains:
- a CDS encoding KH domain-containing protein, with the protein product MAEAAMSRIYMKIPVERTGVLIGESGGTKSEVEKGTGTKITVDGKSGEVVIEAEASRGDPSGILKARDIITAIGRGFSPQRAFRLFTDGQMIEVVDLKEAVGDSRNQLLRVKGRIIGENGKTRRIIEKLTGTAVSVYGHTVSVIGEYDEIIVAKEAISMLVKGAMHGAVYKYLNNAHLELKKKRLSLWEKRPELKEGVWRTGGGALQDTEEKEQTEGEGEGEGEE